The genomic window CAGAATAATGTGTAGGGTTTGTAATAACAACATCTGCATCTTTTGCACTTGCTCTCATTCTTTCGTAATGCAATTTATATTGAATCCCTTTTATTTTAGCTTTAACCTTAGGATCCCCTTCCATATTTTTATGCTCATCTGAAACCTCTTGTTTACTCATTTTGAGAGATTTAAAATAGTAATGCCTAGTAAAAAAATAATCTATTATAGCAAATAATATTACTATAAATAATATAGCTCCAACAAAATATAATAAAAGTGTAAACATTGCATCTAAAGAAGAAGTAATGTCCTTATCCATCATTGCTAAAAAGGCTTTATAAGTAAGCCCAAACAAGATAGTCATAACAAAAACAATTAAGGTCAATTTAGCTAATAATTTTGTAGCTTCTAATAATTTTTTTAGAGAAAATAGACCTTTTAATCCACTCACAGGATTTAATTTCTCAAACTTTAGTTTTATTGGATTGATTAAAAATCCAAATTGAACTATATTTAAAATAATAGCCAATAAAATCACCACTAAAAAAAATGGAGCTAAAGAATAAAATATTGTAGTAATAATAGTATTTGTAATATTATAATAATCAGAAGAAGTTAATTCTTGCCCAATCTGATTAAAAATATAAATCATGAGTTTTTTTATAGAGTCATAAGTGTATGTACTCCAAAAAAGCATATATACAGTTCCAAAAAGAAGAATAGCAGCACCTACAACTTCACCTGATTTAGGAACATTTCCTTCACCTCTTGCTTTTTCTAATTTCTTGGCGGTGGGTTCTTCTGTCTTATCTAGTTCTTCAGCCATAATAAACCCTCCCTATTGAAATTTTGTAATAAAATAATTAGTAAAAGCTTCAGTGAAAACTTCCATACCCATCATAATAAATATCATAATTAAAGCAAATTTTAACTGAAAAGTAATAACAAAAGGTGAAAATGCTGGCATAGATTTTGTACCATAGGCATAATAAATATCAATTACAAAACCTATAAAAAATAAAGGAAAGGCAAAAGCAAAAGTAAAAGCAAACATTCTATTAATCTCATCAATAAGTAATTTTATTCCATCATATGAATAAATATCAAATGCACCTAAGTGAACTATTGTAAAACTTTTTGCTAAAATTGAAAAAGTCATTTCATACATTCCAGATTCAAAAAATACTGCAAGACTAATGTAGAACATTAACCTTGCTAGAATACCTTCATTTGTACCAGAAGCGGGATCAAAAAAACTAGCCATTGAAAGAGCAGTTGCATAACCAACAAACTCACCAATCATTTTTACAGCATTAAATATAATATTTACAAGCATAGATGCAATTAATCCTAAAGTTGCTTCTGAAAGTATGGCAATTAAAAATCCACTTGAAGTAACTTGAGACTCAATCTCAAGCATAGGAAACAAAAAAAGTGTTACATAAAAAGATAAAGCTGCTCTCATTCTAACATTTACAACTTTATGTCCAAATATTGGCATAAAAGCCATAAAAGCTAAAATTCTAGCAAAAAGTAATAAAAAATTTATTACCGTACTTTCATTAAGTAAAGATAATAATGCTTCCATTACATGTATTTACTATCTTTTACTTCAGTCTCTTCTATTTTGTTATTTACACTTATAGTTTCACTTGAAAATTCTTTATTTTGATTCATATTTGGATTTTCAGAAGGAGTATTATCACCTTCATAACTACCAAAATCTAAATCAAAAGATGTAGCACCACCAGCAAAACTTTTAAATAAACTATCTTTTAGCATTGATTGATTTTCAACTAAGTTTTCTTTAGTTGAATTATTACTTGACTTCATACTAATTGATAAGGAATTATTTTTAGCATCACCTCTAATAAGAATAGCAATATTTCCTAAAGCAGAAGGATTTAAATTTACCCTAAATGCAGTTACAGGTGGATTATAGTTTTCATACATTACTCTAGCTAAATCTGACATCATAGTAGACATGTGTTGTCTTGCACCTATAATTCTATTTTGTATTGTTTGAGCAGCAGCTGAACTAACAGTTAAATTAACTAACTTCGAATCAAATAATTTATCATCAAGTTTTTTATTTTGTATTAAAAAACTTCCTTTTTCATCTTTAAATTTCTCTTCAGAAGAGTCTTTTGAATCTTTTGAGTCACTTGTTCCATTTTTAATCATTGATAATCGTTCAAAAGTTGATGATAATTTAGTTTCATTTTGTGGTTCTATACT from Arcobacter sp. F2176 includes these protein-coding regions:
- the flhB gene encoding flagellar biosynthesis protein FlhB, giving the protein MAEELDKTEEPTAKKLEKARGEGNVPKSGEVVGAAILLFGTVYMLFWSTYTYDSIKKLMIYIFNQIGQELTSSDYYNITNTIITTIFYSLAPFFLVVILLAIILNIVQFGFLINPIKLKFEKLNPVSGLKGLFSLKKLLEATKLLAKLTLIVFVMTILFGLTYKAFLAMMDKDITSSLDAMFTLLLYFVGAILFIVILFAIIDYFFTRHYYFKSLKMSKQEVSDEHKNMEGDPKVKAKIKGIQYKLHYERMRASAKDADVVITNPTHYSVALQYDSTVNSAPKIVAKGIDFLALKIRDVAKENKIPIIENPALARALYDQIQIDQEIPGEFYQAMAEVFSYVYELNKNKR
- a CDS encoding flagellar biosynthetic protein FliR, whose protein sequence is MEALLSLLNESTVINFLLLFARILAFMAFMPIFGHKVVNVRMRAALSFYVTLFLFPMLEIESQVTSSGFLIAILSEATLGLIASMLVNIIFNAVKMIGEFVGYATALSMASFFDPASGTNEGILARLMFYISLAVFFESGMYEMTFSILAKSFTIVHLGAFDIYSYDGIKLLIDEINRMFAFTFAFAFPLFFIGFVIDIYYAYGTKSMPAFSPFVITFQLKFALIMIFIMMGMEVFTEAFTNYFITKFQ